A single region of the Deinococcus planocerae genome encodes:
- a CDS encoding sigma-70 family RNA polymerase sigma factor produces MTWLFAELTWTRGRRGEVADPVQGDAALAARLRGRDEEALAEVYDRHAGAVYGVLVRLLGEAGAADTLQDVFLTLWERPERYDPARAGLRAYLLVLARSRALDRLRAERAHLPLVDEAGETLPLPDPRPGPGERAEAERRGERVRAGLAHLSAAHRETVSRAFLGGQSREEIAQGMGVPVGTVKSRLKYALDHLRRVLGEEASTWLD; encoded by the coding sequence GTGACGTGGCTCTTTGCCGAATTGACCTGGACCCGGGGGCGCCGGGGCGAGGTGGCTGACCCGGTGCAAGGCGACGCGGCCCTGGCCGCCCGGCTGCGCGGGCGCGACGAGGAGGCCCTGGCCGAGGTCTACGACCGCCACGCCGGGGCCGTGTACGGGGTTCTCGTGCGCCTGCTGGGCGAGGCGGGCGCGGCGGACACCTTGCAGGACGTGTTCCTGACGCTCTGGGAGCGGCCCGAGAGGTACGATCCCGCCCGCGCCGGGCTGCGCGCCTACCTGCTCGTGCTCGCGCGGTCCCGGGCCCTCGACCGCCTGCGCGCCGAGCGGGCGCATCTGCCCCTGGTGGACGAGGCGGGCGAGACGCTGCCCCTCCCCGACCCCCGGCCCGGCCCCGGCGAGCGGGCCGAGGCTGAGCGGCGGGGTGAGCGGGTGCGGGCGGGCCTCGCCCACCTGAGCGCCGCGCACCGCGAGACCGTGAGCCGCGCTTTCCTGGGGGGCCAGAGCCGGGAGGAGATCGCGCAGGGCATGGGCGTGCCGGTGGGCACGGTCAAGAGCCGCCTGAAGTACGCCCTGGACCACCTGCGGCGCGTGCTGGGCGAGGAGGCGAGCACATGGCTGGACTAG
- a CDS encoding VF530 family DNA-binding protein, producing MTDQPHNDPLHGVTLEQIVVRLQGRYGWDGLARRVPVRCFEQNPSVPSSLKFLRKTPWARAKVEALYVALVRDERET from the coding sequence ATGACCGACCAACCGCACAACGACCCCCTGCACGGCGTCACCCTCGAACAGATCGTCGTCCGGCTCCAGGGGCGCTACGGCTGGGACGGCCTGGCGCGGCGGGTGCCCGTGCGCTGCTTCGAGCAAAATCCCAGCGTGCCCTCCAGCCTCAAGTTCCTGCGCAAGACCCCCTGGGCGCGGGCGAAGGTGGAGGCGCTCTACGTGGCCCTCGTGCGCGACGAGCGGGAGACCTGA
- a CDS encoding metallophosphoesterase family protein, with protein MRLAVLGDVHGNHLALEAVLADVREAAPDRVLNLGDTVWGAADPGGAWALQREYAPPSVRGNTDERVAGLRAGKETLRAWLLAQLPPEVPGLLAALPTFLDVADGEVRVAHGSPRSPWEDLMLTEVGEHTRPARFREVRERLGGFTFDSGGRVCVVGHTHREMLSVVDGVTVVNAGPVSRQKDGLPLARWVLLPRRQGTWAAEFRRTAYDVEAAATWARAHAPASLADLEAQWLTQGKEP; from the coding sequence ATGAGGCTCGCCGTCTTGGGCGACGTTCACGGCAACCACCTCGCGCTGGAGGCGGTGCTGGCCGACGTGCGGGAGGCGGCGCCCGACCGGGTGCTCAACCTCGGCGACACGGTGTGGGGGGCCGCCGACCCGGGAGGCGCGTGGGCTCTTCAGCGTGAATACGCCCCGCCCAGCGTGCGCGGCAACACCGACGAGCGGGTGGCCGGGCTGCGCGCGGGCAAGGAGACCCTGCGCGCGTGGCTTCTCGCCCAGCTTCCGCCCGAGGTGCCGGGCCTCCTCGCCGCCCTGCCCACCTTCCTCGACGTGGCGGACGGCGAGGTCCGCGTAGCCCACGGCAGCCCCCGCAGCCCGTGGGAGGACCTGATGCTGACGGAGGTGGGCGAGCACACCCGCCCCGCCCGCTTCCGCGAGGTGCGCGAGAGGCTGGGCGGCTTCACCTTCGACTCGGGCGGGCGCGTCTGCGTCGTCGGGCACACGCACCGCGAGATGCTGAGCGTGGTGGACGGGGTGACGGTGGTGAACGCCGGACCCGTCAGCCGTCAGAAGGACGGCCTGCCCCTTGCCCGCTGGGTGCTCCTCCCCCGCCGCCAGGGAACCTGGGCCGCCGAGTTCCGCCGCACCGCCTACGACGTGGAGGCCGCCGCGACGTGGGCCAGGGCACACGCTCCGGCCAGCCTCGCCGACCTCGAAGCGCAGTGGCTGACGCAGGGGAAGGAGCCGTGA
- a CDS encoding low molecular weight protein tyrosine phosphatase family protein, with protein sequence MSGEARPLRVLFVCTRNRLRSPTAEALFRTHPGWEVASAGTARDANTPLTRDLLEWADVAVCMEKGHRDWIRPKIKGALSDDRLLTLGIPDEYEFMDPDLVTLLERLVPPRLAGKAPR encoded by the coding sequence GTGAGTGGCGAGGCGCGGCCTCTCCGGGTGCTGTTCGTCTGCACCCGGAACCGGCTGCGCAGCCCCACCGCCGAAGCCCTCTTCCGCACCCACCCCGGCTGGGAGGTCGCCTCGGCGGGCACGGCGCGGGACGCGAACACGCCCCTCACCCGCGACCTGCTGGAGTGGGCGGATGTGGCGGTATGCATGGAGAAGGGGCACCGCGACTGGATACGCCCGAAGATCAAAGGTGCCCTGTCCGATGACCGCCTCCTCACCCTCGGGATCCCGGACGAGTACGAGTTCATGGACCCGGACCTCGTGACGCTGCTGGAACGGCTCGTCCCCCCGCGGCTGGCGGGGAAGGCGCCCCGGTGA
- a CDS encoding VanW family protein — translation MKRAWAVGLSAAALLGGALALGVAVGDGGKLAPGLRVAGVDVGGLTREEAALALKERGAAPRVTVTAGSRTWTVGADRLGWRADVGASLDAAARAGSERNVFERVRAWIGQARVQEFPLATRVDAAQARAGLSALTREVNTQPKDATVFFDKAILRYAVTPDAPGRRAAVEVAANAYAANPALTTLTVPVTEWKARHTAQAVRAHVERGNRLIRPLTVRLEGTDLTGELRPLQVANLYWVRGSGVVLDDAMVQAVFERFTGEMDRPAQNARYVQRGGELVRVGEKAGLVTSREAALAAFRKAILDPAVTTLVFPSEVSRPTLRLAELPDPQGLELIATGRSTYYRSSPERRANVAVAAAKISGVVVPAGEDFSFLNALGPITPGNGFVGGLIISGGRTVDGLGGGVCQVSTTAFRALYSAGLPVVERNPHSYRVSYYEPQVGFEAAVYDPGVDLKMRNDTGAPLLIKTVNDNARSTLAVQVWGVKPERTVTVHPAVILSRTPHPPAQYVVNPEMRPGALRQVDWAQDGYKLYITRTIKDAAGTRTDKVSTEYKPWRAVYEFGPRG, via the coding sequence GTGAAGAGGGCTTGGGCCGTGGGTCTGTCTGCCGCCGCGCTGCTGGGCGGCGCGCTCGCGTTGGGGGTCGCCGTGGGGGACGGCGGGAAACTTGCCCCCGGGTTGAGGGTCGCCGGGGTGGACGTGGGTGGCCTGACCCGCGAGGAGGCGGCCCTGGCCCTGAAGGAGCGCGGCGCCGCCCCCCGCGTCACGGTGACGGCGGGCTCCCGCACCTGGACGGTGGGAGCCGACCGACTGGGCTGGCGGGCGGACGTGGGGGCGAGCCTGGACGCCGCCGCGCGGGCGGGCTCGGAGCGCAACGTGTTCGAGCGCGTCCGGGCCTGGATCGGCCAGGCCCGGGTTCAGGAGTTCCCGCTGGCGACGAGGGTGGACGCCGCCCAGGCCCGCGCGGGGCTCTCGGCGCTCACCCGTGAGGTGAACACCCAGCCGAAGGACGCGACCGTCTTCTTCGACAAGGCCATCCTCCGCTACGCCGTGACCCCCGACGCCCCGGGCCGCCGCGCCGCCGTGGAGGTCGCCGCGAACGCCTACGCCGCGAACCCCGCCCTGACCACCCTGACGGTGCCCGTGACCGAGTGGAAGGCGCGGCACACCGCCCAGGCCGTGCGGGCGCACGTGGAGCGCGGCAACCGCCTGATCCGGCCCCTGACCGTGCGGCTGGAGGGCACGGACCTCACGGGCGAGCTGAGGCCCCTGCAAGTCGCCAACCTGTACTGGGTGCGCGGGTCGGGCGTCGTCCTCGACGACGCGATGGTGCAGGCCGTCTTCGAACGCTTCACCGGAGAGATGGACCGACCCGCGCAAAACGCCCGCTACGTCCAGCGGGGCGGTGAGTTGGTGAGGGTGGGGGAGAAGGCGGGCCTCGTCACCAGCCGGGAGGCCGCCCTCGCCGCCTTCCGCAAGGCCATTCTCGACCCGGCGGTCACGACGCTCGTGTTTCCCAGCGAGGTGAGCCGTCCCACCCTGCGCCTTGCCGAATTGCCCGACCCGCAGGGGCTCGAACTCATCGCCACGGGGCGCAGCACGTACTACCGCAGCAGCCCCGAGCGCCGGGCCAACGTCGCCGTCGCCGCCGCGAAGATCAGCGGGGTGGTCGTGCCCGCCGGGGAAGACTTCAGCTTCCTGAACGCCCTCGGACCCATCACGCCCGGCAACGGCTTCGTGGGCGGGCTGATCATCAGCGGGGGGCGCACGGTGGACGGGCTGGGCGGCGGGGTGTGTCAGGTGTCCACCACGGCCTTCCGCGCCCTGTACTCGGCGGGGCTGCCGGTCGTCGAGCGCAATCCGCACTCCTACCGGGTGAGCTACTACGAGCCGCAGGTGGGCTTCGAGGCCGCCGTGTACGACCCCGGCGTGGACCTCAAGATGAGGAACGACACCGGGGCTCCCCTCCTGATCAAGACGGTGAACGACAACGCCCGCAGCACGCTGGCGGTGCAGGTGTGGGGCGTCAAGCCGGAGCGCACGGTCACCGTCCATCCCGCCGTGATCCTCTCGCGCACGCCGCACCCGCCCGCGCAGTACGTGGTGAACCCGGAGATGCGCCCGGGTGCCCTGCGGCAGGTGGACTGGGCGCAGGACGGCTACAAGCTCTACATCACGCGCACGATCAAGGACGCGGCGGGCACCCGCACCGACAAGGTGAGCACCGAGTACAAGCCCTGGCGCGCGGTCTACGAGTTCGGCCCGCGTGGCTGA
- a CDS encoding phosphohydrolase: MSGEQKFTLSVQDGTVQDVESRHPEAALAIPVNGARVVEYTTPRAKLIEEAHRAIRADLADYPRALAAYEAVRGDPEALAHWDMANYITMRKLGYNDHGRVHAFITGAASMAITELLLEAGVKPDLMESGVGDPDDVFLTVILGTMLHDIGNQIHRVGHEGHGVALALPILDRIMGPLYPDPFKRMKVRSFILGAINCHDLGPPPLTLEGGITAVADGTDITKGRGRKAFALGSVDIHSISALAVDQVVIERGRDMPVLINVTMNNSGGIFQVEEVLAPKVIRTPMRRFVELRASIRPQGEAQILSRVRLDGDHFVMDLDSGERVVAEVQDTQKKVTDAIAQNLGIGSERR, encoded by the coding sequence ATGTCGGGAGAGCAGAAGTTCACCCTCAGCGTGCAAGACGGCACCGTGCAGGACGTGGAGAGCCGCCACCCCGAGGCGGCACTCGCGATCCCCGTCAACGGCGCGCGGGTGGTGGAGTACACGACCCCCCGTGCCAAGCTGATCGAGGAGGCGCACCGGGCGATCCGCGCCGACCTCGCCGACTACCCCCGGGCGCTCGCCGCGTACGAGGCTGTGCGCGGCGACCCCGAGGCCCTGGCGCACTGGGACATGGCGAACTACATCACCATGCGCAAGCTCGGGTACAACGACCACGGGCGCGTCCACGCCTTCATCACGGGCGCGGCGAGCATGGCGATCACCGAGCTGCTGCTGGAGGCGGGGGTCAAGCCCGACCTGATGGAGTCGGGCGTGGGCGACCCCGACGACGTGTTCCTGACGGTGATCCTGGGGACGATGCTCCACGACATCGGCAACCAGATCCACCGGGTCGGCCACGAGGGGCACGGGGTCGCGCTGGCGCTGCCGATCCTCGACCGGATCATGGGCCCCCTCTACCCCGACCCCTTCAAGCGGATGAAGGTGCGCTCCTTCATCCTGGGGGCGATCAACTGCCACGACTTAGGCCCGCCGCCGCTGACGCTGGAGGGCGGCATCACGGCGGTCGCGGACGGCACCGACATCACCAAGGGGCGGGGGCGCAAGGCCTTTGCGCTCGGCAGCGTGGACATCCACTCCATCAGCGCGCTCGCCGTCGATCAGGTCGTCATCGAGCGCGGGCGCGACATGCCGGTCCTCATCAACGTGACCATGAACAACTCGGGCGGCATCTTTCAGGTGGAGGAGGTGCTCGCCCCCAAGGTGATCCGCACGCCCATGCGCCGCTTCGTCGAGCTGCGCGCCTCCATCCGCCCGCAGGGGGAGGCCCAGATTCTGAGCCGGGTGCGGCTCGACGGCGACCACTTCGTGATGGACCTCGACAGCGGCGAGCGCGTGGTCGCCGAGGTGCAGGACACCCAGAAGAAGGTCACCGACGCCATCGCGCAGAACCTGGGCATAGGCAGCGAGCGGCGGTAG
- a CDS encoding enoyl-CoA hydratase/isomerase family protein, producing the protein MTMLDEIEFRNLQLDQHGPIAVLTVTRPKALNALNADTLNELSQAVEAVIENPEVGALIVTGGGDRAFVAGADIQELSQLDGVYAGRELALAGQDVMHSVASLPIPVIAAIGGFALGGGLELALACDVRVASPNAKLGLPEVSLGLIPGFGGTQRLARLIGSGRALDMMLTARQVPAEEALGMGLVNYVADDPLAKAREVAEAMLKNAPIALSLVKEAVRRGLDTTLEAGQEVEADLFGMTVATKDFREGTSAFLAKRRAAFQGE; encoded by the coding sequence ATGACGATGCTCGACGAGATCGAATTCCGCAACCTTCAGCTCGACCAGCACGGGCCCATCGCGGTGCTGACGGTCACGCGGCCCAAGGCGCTCAACGCCCTGAACGCCGACACCCTCAACGAACTCTCGCAGGCGGTCGAGGCCGTCATCGAGAATCCGGAGGTGGGGGCCCTGATCGTCACCGGGGGCGGCGACCGGGCCTTCGTGGCGGGGGCGGACATTCAGGAGCTGTCGCAGCTCGACGGGGTGTACGCGGGCCGTGAACTCGCCCTCGCCGGGCAGGACGTGATGCATTCGGTCGCCAGCCTGCCCATTCCCGTGATCGCCGCGATAGGCGGCTTCGCGCTCGGGGGCGGCCTCGAACTCGCGCTCGCGTGCGACGTGCGGGTGGCGTCCCCGAACGCGAAATTGGGTCTGCCCGAGGTCTCGCTGGGCCTGATTCCCGGCTTCGGCGGCACCCAGCGGCTCGCGCGGCTGATCGGCTCGGGGCGGGCGCTCGACATGATGCTCACGGCGCGGCAGGTGCCCGCCGAGGAGGCGCTCGGCATGGGGCTGGTGAACTACGTGGCGGACGATCCCCTCGCCAAGGCGCGCGAGGTGGCCGAAGCCATGCTGAAAAACGCGCCCATCGCCCTTTCGCTCGTGAAGGAGGCGGTGCGCCGGGGGCTCGACACCACGCTGGAGGCGGGGCAGGAGGTGGAGGCGGACCTCTTCGGGATGACGGTCGCTACCAAGGACTTCCGCGAGGGAACCTCGGCCTTCCTCGCCAAGCGCCGGGCGGCCTTCCAAGGTGAGTGA
- a CDS encoding purine-nucleoside phosphorylase, whose product MTQIHVRARPGDVAEYVLLPGDPHRARRIAQGYLEGATLYTEHRQLLGFTGTYRGVRVSVQTTGMGCPSAAIVTEELARLGARTLIRVGTLGGATPAVKPADLVVATAAVPNDGTTRQLLGGAPYAPAASFEVVEAAVRAAREHGVPHHVGLVMTEDAFYASTPEHARLWASRGVLGFEMEASAIFLVAAQRGLRAGCLTACSNDIGDPQLVPDDVLAGGVDRMIRVALGAIVTLAGG is encoded by the coding sequence ATGACCCAGATTCACGTGCGCGCTCGACCCGGGGACGTGGCCGAGTACGTCCTGCTGCCGGGCGACCCCCACCGCGCCCGCCGCATCGCGCAGGGGTACCTGGAGGGCGCGACGCTCTACACCGAGCACCGCCAGCTCCTGGGCTTCACGGGCACCTACCGGGGCGTGCGGGTGAGCGTGCAGACGACCGGGATGGGCTGCCCGAGTGCGGCCATCGTGACCGAGGAACTCGCCCGGCTGGGGGCGCGGACCTTGATCCGGGTGGGCACGCTGGGCGGCGCGACCCCGGCGGTCAAGCCCGCCGACCTCGTGGTCGCCACCGCCGCCGTGCCGAACGACGGCACCACCCGGCAGCTTCTGGGAGGCGCTCCCTACGCTCCCGCCGCGAGCTTCGAGGTCGTGGAGGCCGCCGTCCGCGCCGCCCGTGAACACGGGGTCCCGCACCACGTCGGTCTGGTGATGACCGAGGACGCCTTTTACGCGAGCACGCCCGAACACGCCCGGCTGTGGGCCTCGCGCGGGGTCCTGGGCTTCGAGATGGAGGCGAGCGCGATCTTCCTGGTGGCGGCGCAGCGTGGCCTGCGCGCCGGGTGCCTGACCGCGTGCAGCAACGACATCGGCGACCCGCAGCTCGTCCCGGACGACGTGCTCGCGGGCGGGGTGGACCGGATGATCCGGGTGGCCCTGGGCGCCATCGTGACCCTCGCGGGGGGGTAG
- a CDS encoding S-layer homology domain-containing protein: MRKSLIIASTLALSVGAASAQDTTTPAAPATQTTPAQAPPAQTTPAQTTPATTTPATTTATPSQVTTFSDVPAGHWAKDAVDVIVQRGLIQGFPDGTFRGNESLTRYQAALIFYRLLQGGGLSSGNLSQGDLTTITRGIQEVSTELAALTTRVTDLERLSADQQARITALEGRIAALGTGTGTGGADTAALTARIDALEAAVRALPTAPAAGTADTAALTARVDALEAAARNAATTPATTTPAPTTTTPADTTTTEPAPSTVVIGDTTPVATTPTRGNLFAGVSVGAANPGSLGSCYIPNADGRQVNFCASFGGVIGSTQIIGPIGARVAADYRPGPNAISADVNATIGTTFGRFQPYAGAGLGLTSSRTRDTAATGNVTDTYLSALIGVDFQITDSISAFAEADARYYLTNKGLGAAQDGTAARGFGNAVKAGLKFYF, encoded by the coding sequence ATGCGCAAGTCCCTGATCATCGCGTCCACCCTGGCCCTCAGCGTCGGCGCCGCCAGCGCCCAGGACACGACCACCCCCGCCGCACCCGCCACCCAGACCACCCCCGCCCAGGCGCCTCCGGCGCAGACGACGCCGGCCCAGACCACGCCCGCCACCACGACCCCGGCGACCACGACCGCCACCCCCAGCCAGGTCACGACGTTCAGCGACGTGCCCGCCGGGCACTGGGCGAAGGACGCGGTGGACGTGATCGTGCAGCGCGGGCTAATCCAGGGCTTCCCGGACGGCACCTTCCGCGGCAACGAGAGCCTGACGCGCTACCAGGCCGCCCTGATCTTCTACCGCCTGCTCCAGGGCGGCGGCCTGAGCAGCGGCAACCTCAGCCAGGGTGACCTGACCACGATCACCCGCGGCATCCAGGAGGTCAGCACCGAGCTGGCCGCGTTGACCACCCGCGTGACCGACCTGGAGCGCCTGAGCGCCGACCAGCAGGCCCGCATCACCGCGCTCGAGGGCCGCATCGCCGCCCTGGGCACCGGCACGGGCACCGGGGGCGCGGACACCGCCGCCCTGACCGCCCGGATCGACGCGCTGGAGGCCGCCGTGCGCGCGCTCCCCACCGCCCCCGCCGCGGGCACGGCGGACACCGCCGCCCTGACGGCCCGCGTGGACGCGCTGGAAGCCGCCGCCCGCAACGCCGCGACCACGCCTGCGACGACCACCCCCGCCCCCACGACCACGACGCCCGCCGACACCACCACGACGGAGCCCGCTCCCAGCACCGTGGTGATCGGTGACACGACGCCCGTCGCCACCACCCCCACGCGCGGCAACCTGTTCGCCGGGGTGAGCGTCGGCGCGGCCAACCCGGGCAGCCTGGGCTCCTGCTACATCCCGAACGCGGACGGGCGCCAGGTGAACTTCTGCGCCAGCTTCGGCGGCGTGATCGGCAGCACCCAGATCATCGGGCCGATTGGTGCCCGCGTGGCCGCCGACTACCGCCCCGGGCCCAACGCGATCTCGGCGGACGTGAACGCGACCATCGGCACGACCTTTGGCCGCTTCCAGCCCTACGCGGGCGCGGGCCTGGGGCTGACGAGCAGCCGCACCCGCGACACCGCCGCGACCGGCAACGTGACGGACACCTACCTCAGCGCCCTGATCGGCGTGGACTTCCAGATCACCGACAGCATCTCGGCCTTCGCAGAAGCCGACGCCCGCTACTACCTCACCAACAAGGGCCTCGGCGCCGCTCAGGACGGCACCGCCGCCCGCGGCTTTGGCAACGCGGTCAAGGCCGGCCTGAAGTTCTACTTCTAA
- a CDS encoding lipopolysaccharide assembly protein LapA domain-containing protein — MRLVGFIQVLLLLALAAYLLLVALENPAPVRLPLPLGQGELALPAGVAVAVFTALGGGYVLLLLLPPLWQARRRVRRARRERELLEHRLTATLQARLGALPALPPSEPATPPARSA, encoded by the coding sequence ATGCGACTCGTGGGGTTCATCCAGGTGCTGCTGCTCCTCGCGCTCGCGGCGTACCTGCTGCTCGTCGCCCTGGAGAACCCGGCGCCCGTGCGGCTGCCCCTGCCGCTGGGTCAGGGAGAACTCGCCCTGCCCGCCGGGGTGGCGGTCGCCGTGTTCACGGCGCTGGGTGGGGGGTACGTCCTGCTGCTGCTGCTGCCCCCCCTGTGGCAGGCGCGGCGGCGGGTGCGCCGGGCGCGGCGCGAGCGCGAGCTGCTCGAACACCGCCTCACCGCCACCCTCCAGGCGCGGCTGGGGGCGCTGCCGGCCCTGCCCCCGTCCGAGCCCGCCACTCCCCCGGCGAGGAGCGCGTGA
- a CDS encoding single-stranded-DNA-specific exonuclease RecJ yields the protein MRAWRVSPPLAQVLHGRGLTPTHLDPPLTPTPNPALREAARRIVAAVRARKRLRIHGDYDADGVSATAVLVLGLRDLGADVHGFIPHRLNEGYGLHPDRVEEHAAACDLLVTVDCGVTNLEEVGALLARGVEVIVTDHHAPGPNFPACLVVHPSLTTGYDPALHNLTGAGVAYHLLWAVRSELGLTEPRELSGVATLGTIADVAPLVGENRALVRAGLPALAESRLPGVRALLKAKGVERPSARDVAFLLAPLLNAAGRLGEADLALALLLAPGEHEAATLATYLEARNQERRTIQDRMFAQALEIADPDSPAILVTREDWHAGVMGIVASKLVETFHKPVFVVAQGKGSVRSTPGISAVDGLRYSHDLLKRYGGHPGAAGFAIDPANLPAFRGRLHEYARQFPPPVPEYRLDAPLPSLGATPGLVTEAAAFEPYGTGHAPPLWHVREPLAGTRLVGKRGDSLQFQVGPLRGIKHGERDDTPGERDLATHLVTSEWRGRTRLELHGQALRAPGRLGLAGGAAGAAPLPRLDPKEAMRHLKAGSAAYADGPSASSPSTNSPVAAYLRDQVPGLTLVSPGEAHPGGELILYALPGEGDLRRWLAGGRVAFALGPKTLAELEGALTRHHLASPPPNPLADAHADEAGLEAAADAYRRWQWAHLYRVLDDEGWSAAVRHLLGLEGKGAEGRVPELALAEG from the coding sequence ATGCGGGCTTGGCGGGTGTCGCCTCCCCTCGCGCAGGTGCTCCACGGACGGGGCCTGACGCCCACCCACCTCGACCCGCCGCTCACGCCCACGCCCAACCCGGCGCTGCGGGAGGCCGCCCGCCGGATCGTGGCGGCGGTCCGGGCGCGCAAGCGCCTGCGCATCCACGGCGACTACGACGCCGACGGGGTGAGTGCGACCGCCGTGCTCGTGCTGGGGCTGCGCGACCTCGGAGCGGACGTGCACGGCTTCATCCCTCACCGCCTGAACGAGGGCTACGGCCTCCACCCGGACCGCGTGGAGGAACACGCCGCCGCCTGCGACCTGCTCGTGACGGTGGACTGCGGGGTGACCAATCTGGAGGAGGTGGGGGCTTTGCTCGCGCGCGGCGTCGAGGTCATCGTCACCGACCACCACGCGCCGGGGCCGAATTTTCCGGCGTGCCTGGTCGTGCACCCCAGCCTGACGACCGGGTACGACCCGGCCCTGCACAACCTCACGGGGGCGGGCGTGGCCTACCACCTGCTGTGGGCGGTGCGCTCGGAACTCGGGCTGACCGAACCGCGTGAGCTGTCGGGGGTCGCGACCCTGGGCACGATTGCGGACGTGGCTCCCCTGGTCGGCGAGAACCGGGCGCTCGTGCGGGCGGGGCTCCCGGCGCTGGCGGAGTCGCGGCTGCCGGGCGTGCGGGCCCTGCTGAAGGCCAAGGGGGTCGAGCGCCCGAGTGCCCGGGACGTGGCCTTTCTCCTCGCGCCGCTGCTGAACGCGGCGGGGCGGCTGGGGGAGGCGGACCTCGCGCTCGCGCTGCTGCTGGCACCGGGCGAGCACGAGGCGGCGACCCTCGCCACCTACCTGGAGGCGCGCAACCAGGAGCGCCGGACCATTCAGGACCGCATGTTCGCGCAGGCGCTGGAGATCGCCGATCCCGACTCGCCCGCCATCCTGGTGACCCGGGAGGACTGGCACGCGGGGGTGATGGGCATCGTGGCGAGCAAGCTGGTGGAGACCTTCCACAAGCCCGTCTTCGTGGTCGCGCAGGGCAAGGGCTCGGTGCGCAGCACGCCGGGGATCAGCGCGGTGGACGGTCTGCGCTACAGCCACGACCTCCTCAAACGGTACGGGGGGCATCCCGGCGCGGCGGGCTTCGCCATCGACCCGGCGAACCTCCCGGCCTTCCGGGGGCGGCTGCACGAGTACGCCCGGCAGTTCCCGCCCCCGGTGCCCGAGTACCGCCTCGACGCGCCGCTTCCCAGCCTGGGGGCCACCCCGGGCCTGGTGACCGAGGCCGCCGCCTTCGAGCCGTACGGCACCGGGCACGCCCCGCCGCTGTGGCACGTGCGCGAGCCGCTCGCGGGCACCCGCCTCGTGGGCAAGCGGGGAGACAGCCTGCAATTCCAAGTCGGGCCCCTGCGCGGCATCAAGCACGGCGAGCGCGACGACACCCCCGGCGAGCGTGACCTCGCCACCCACCTCGTCACGAGCGAGTGGCGCGGGCGGACCCGGCTGGAGCTGCACGGTCAGGCGCTGCGGGCGCCGGGGCGCCTGGGGCTGGCGGGCGGCGCGGCGGGCGCCGCGCCTCTGCCCCGCCTCGACCCGAAAGAGGCCATGCGCCACCTGAAGGCGGGGTCGGCGGCCTACGCGGACGGGCCCTCCGCGAGCAGTCCCTCCACAAACAGTCCGGTCGCCGCCTACCTGCGCGATCAGGTGCCGGGCCTGACGCTCGTCTCTCCCGGCGAGGCGCACCCCGGCGGGGAGCTGATCCTGTACGCCCTGCCGGGGGAAGGCGACCTGCGGCGCTGGCTCGCCGGGGGCCGGGTGGCCTTCGCCCTGGGGCCCAAGACGCTCGCCGAGCTGGAGGGGGCGCTGACCCGCCATCACCTCGCCTCGCCGCCGCCCAACCCACTGGCCGATGCCCACGCGGACGAGGCGGGGCTGGAGGCTGCCGCCGACGCCTACCGCCGCTGGCAGTGGGCGCACCTGTACCGGGTGCTCGACGACGAGGGCTGGAGCGCGGCGGTGCGTCACCTGCTCGGGCTGGAGGGGAAGGGGGCGGAAGGCCGCGTGCCCGAACTCGCGCTGGCAGAGGGCTAG